The Arthrobacter zhaoxinii sequence CCGCTAAACCGGTGCAGGCAATAAAAACAATGCCCCCGGTGAGAACCGGCAGGGCCAAATCCAAAGTGGCGAGCGCTCCACCGGCAAGGGAACCCGCTGCCAGGCCCAGCAGCCCCAGAGTCCGTGTTCCGGAATTGACTCTTCCCCGCAGGAAATCCGGAACGAGCTCCTGCCGGAGCGATGTTGCGCAGATACCCCACACCACCGCATGCAGTATGTACGTCGCCAGGAATAACGCCGCCGCAGCGGGTTCGGTGGTCAGGGCCAACCCGAACAGCGACAACGCTCCCGTCAGAAGGCTCATCAGGATGGTTGTTCGGTAACCCAACCGCGCCCGGACCGGACTCGTGAGGAACGATCCGATTAGCCCCCCGACCGCGGACACGGAGAGGATGAGTCCATATCCGGCCGCGTTCACGCCGAGGCGCTCCTGGGCAAAGAGAACGAGAACCGAGAAGGGCAGCATGTAGCCGAAACTGGCCAGGGCGCCCACTACGGCGAGGCCGCCTACTAGACGGTCACCCGCAAGCCAGCGCAGTCCATCGGATGCATCTTTCCAAAAGGACCGGTGCGGGGGTCGTTCCGTGCCACCGACAGGGGGCCTCCGTCCCCGCGGCAACGCCAGCGCCAGGAGACCGGCGGCAGCCCAGAGTCCGCCCATCAGGAAAACCGGAGCGGCGGCAGCAACGGCGAACAATAAACCGCCCAGCGGCGGGCCGGCGAACTCATCTGCGATCAGCTGCGTCGCGGAAATGCGCCCATTTGCCCGGTCGAGGTCCCTGCTGCGTACGTACGCGGGAACCAGGGAGACCGCCGCATTGTCGGCGGCGCTTTCAAGCGCGCCGAGGATGCCGTAGGCCGCATAGAGCAGTACCAGGCTTTCAAGGCCGAGCTGGAAACAGATGGCCAGGAAGAGTATCGCCATGCCGCGCAGAAGATTGGCTGCGGCAAGAACCGTTCGCCGGTCAATCCGGTCGACCAGGACACCGATGGGCACCGCCACGGCCAGCCTGACAAGCGCGTAGACGGCCGCAAGACCTGCGATGAGCCGGGGGTCGCTGGTGAGAGATGCTGCCAGCAGGGGTATTGAAACAAACGCGAGACCATCGGCGAGATTCGATGCAGCATTGGCGCTCACTAGAACGCGGAATAAGCGGCCGGTAGACATTGCGTTGAGCATACAGCCAGGCCGGGAAACTGCTGATTCTGTCGTGTTCCGGCACCGCACGGTGGCCGCCCCGGCACGTCTTCCCCTCGCCGAGACCGTGATGAGTGTCCCCGGGCGCATGCCGCCGTTTTTGCGCGCCTGTCTAAATGCGGCGGAAACGGGGTACGGGAGCTATACACCGCGCAACAAGGAGCAGCATGTCCACCACCACTCACCCGCCGCTTTCCGGGCCGGATCAACCGGTTTCCAGTCCGCATGTCTTCGGCGGCGCACCGGACGCATCGGCGTGACGGAGCGTTGGCGCCCCGCGGAGGTGCGCAGCCTCGCTCCCGGGCTGCCGGGCCGGCTCGCGGCAGCTGCCCTGCGAGTCGCCGTCGTTGGCGATGTGATGCTGGACGGCTGGTGGTCAGGAGTCACCGAGCGGTTCTGCCGGGAGGCGCCGGCGCCCGTGGTTGACGTGCAGCGGAAAACCTACGCTCCGGGCGGCGCCGCCAATACGGCCATGAACCTGCAGGCCCTGGGAGCGCGGGTGCGGCTGGGCGGTCTGACAGGGGCGGATGAACCCGGGATGCGGCTGCGCGGCATCCTGGCCGAAGCGGGAGTGGACCTGGGCGGACTGGTGCAGCACCCCGGCGCCCAGACCGCCACGAAGTACCGGATACTCGCCGGGGAGCAGGTGCTGTTCCGGCTCGACGACGGCGGGTGGTTTCCGGACGGGGCGGACGAGCTGCTCGCCGCCTCGCTGCCTGCACTCCTGGCGGACACCGATGCCCTGATTGTCTGCGACTACGGCACCGGACTGCTGCACGGGTCCGTCCGTGACGCACTGGTGGCCCTTCGCGGGGGCCGCCTGACGGTGGTGGATGCCCACGACGCGGCGGGATGGGCCGATCTCGCGCCGGACCTGGTCACCCCGAACGCCGCCGAAGCAGCGCTGCTGCTGGGCGGACCGAAGACCCTTGGGTCCGACCGTGCCGCGGCGGTGCGGGCAGCCGCACCGGACGTGCTGGCCGCGGCCGGTGCCGCAGCTGCCGCCGTCACCCTGGACCGGGACGGCTCGGCAGTGATCAGCGCCGGCGGCGGATTCCACCGGACCTGGGCCCGGCCCGCGGCGGAAAAACAGGCGTCGGGGGCGGGCGATACCTTTGTTGCCTGCCTGACGCTGGCCCGGGCTGCGGGCCTGCCGCTGTCCACCGCCGCTGACCTGGCGCAGAACGCCGCCGACATTGTGGTCCGGCGGCCCGGCACCTCCGTGTGCAGCACCGACGACTTGGAAAAGCACCTGAACGGCTTTGCCGACGCGGCGCTCAGCCAGGCCGATCTCCTGGCCCGCACCGCCGTCGAACGGGCCGCCGGCCGCCGGATTGTCCTGACCAACGGCTGCTTCGATGTGCTGCACCGCGGGCACACCCGGTACCTGAACCAGGCAAAGCAGCTCGGCGACATCCTGGTGGTGGCCCTGAACAGCGACGCCTCCGCCCGCCGCCTGAAAGGGCCCGGCCGGCCGATCAACACGGTCCATGACCGGGCCGGGATCATTGCCGCACTCAGCTGCGTAGACTTCGTCACCGTCTTCGACACGGATACCCCCATTCCGCTGATCCGGGAACTGCGGCCGGACGTCTACGCCAAGGGCGGCGACTATTCCGCCCAGATGCTGGCCGAAACGCCGGTGGTCGAGGCGTGCGGCGGGCAGGTGATGATCCTCGATTACGTCTCCGACCACTCCACCACCGCACTGGTTTCCCGGATCCGTTCGGGCGGGGCAGGGAACGGTCCCGGGCAGGCTTCAGCCGGCCGCGGAGCCTCCGGGGAGCCGGCCGCCGACGGCACCGCAACTCCCGCCGGAGATCCGCCGTGACGCGGCGCTGGTCCGGGGACTGGGCGCAGCCGTCCGGGTCCGGCCCGGCCGAAGTGGACGTGCTGATCCCCACCCGCAACCGGCCGGCCGAACTGGCGGTGACCCTTGCCGGGCTGGCGGCGCAGGACGGCCCGGACTTCTCCGTGGTGATCAGCGACCAGAGTACCGATGTCCCCTCCTGGAACCATCCCGCCGCCGAAGCCATGGTCCGGGTCCTGCAGGCGCAGGGCCGCACCGTCCGACTGCTGCGGCACCTGCCGGCCAGAGGGCTGGCCGAGCAGCGGCATTTCCTGCTTGGGGAGGCCGCCGCTCCGCTGGTCCTCTTCCTGGATGACGACGTCTGGCTGGAACCGGACATGCTTGTTCGGCTGACGGCTGCACTGGAGGCGTCCGGCGCGGGTTTCGTGGGTGCGGCCGTCCAGGGGCTGTCCTATCTGAGTGACCGGCGGCCCGAGGAACAGCAGCCGTTCCAGCTCTGGGAAGACGGGAGGGTGCAGCCGGAACGGATCCGCCGCGGCGGGCCGGGCTTCTCACGCTGGACCCTGCACAACGCAGCGAATCTGGCGCATGTGGCTTCCGGCCTCGGGATTCCGACCGGAGATTGGCAGCTGTACCGGATCGCCTGGGTGGGGGCCTGTGTCCTCTACGACCGCCGGGCCCTGCTTGCCTGCGGCGGCTTCGGATTCTGGGATCAGCTTCCGGCGGGGCACGCCGGAGAGGACGTGGCGGCACAGTGGAGGGTGATGGAGAGGTTCGGCGGCGCCGGGATGGTTCCCTCCGGGGCCGTGCACCTGGAGTCGCCGACCACCGTCAGCGACCGCACCGCTGACGCCGCCGAGCTGCTGCTGGGCGCCGACGGGCAGGATGCACCCCTCAGTAAGCCGCCGCAACGGAGGCGCTGAAGAACCTGCCGGACCGCCGATACGGCTCACCGACGGGCATCAGCAAGGAAATCTTCGGCCAAGCCCGCTGATCAGGCGGTGGGATCCGTAGGGCGGGGAGAGTCGTCCGGAGTGTCCGTGGTGTCCGGAGCGGACGACGCCGGCCTGCCCACGTGTCCCGCACCGCCGGGGATCTTTGCCGAGCTGCGGTGGATACCCGAACCCTGGCTGAGGTGCTCGGGGTTCGGCTTCTCCGTCATCAGGAGCAGCGAAGAGACCAGCAGCGAGGCAATAAACGCGATGCCGACGGCGATGAGCCCGAGGTCGAACCGCAGTTCCTGCTCCGCTCCGCCGGTGGCGAAGATCATGGTGGCAACGCCGGCGATCAGCGCCAGCACGGCAGAGAAGATGAGCGGTGCCTTTACGGAGTTCCGCTTCTGCGGCCCGCCGGTTGAGCTGTTCGCCACTATCTTTGCCTCCTGCTGCGTTGGGGTGGCGCGGATCGGTGCAGATTGCACCGCGCGCGTTACCTAGTTTACGGCCTACGCCTGCGTTGCCGCCGCGGTACGGGAATCATGCCGTGCGCCCAGCGCGGAAATCGCCACGATCACGGCAATGATGATTGCCGCACCGCCGGTCACGCCGAGCAGCGCACGGACGCCCAGGCCGTAGAAGACCGGCACCAGGACACCGGCCGTCAGTGCCGCGACACCGGTGATCAGCCAGTCACGCGCCGGCAGGAAGTCTCCTCGATTCCGGACCCAAAGGAAGATTTCCAGCACTCCGCCGAGGATGAGGGCGGCCGCCGCCGCGACGCGGAAGGCCTCAGCCGAGGCGAAAATCAGGGTGGCCGCGCCGGCAAGAACGTAGGCAGCGGCTTCCACCAGCAGCAGCGGCCGGACCTTCCCGTGGCCCCTGGCTTCCGTCAGCATGGGCCAGAGCGCAACACCGGTAAGCAGCAGATAGGCGCCGCCGGCAAACACCAGGACCGGCTCGGTGGGCTCCTGCCAGAAGACGGTCAGCACGCCGTAAACTGCGGCCACCACTGAACGGACCAGCATGGGTCCCCAAGGTGCGCCGGGATTGGATGCGCCCACTGCAGAGCCTCCGCTTTCACTTGCCGTCATATCAATGGCCGGTTGGCCACCGTCAAGCTTAGTCGCTTGCGGTCCGGGGCACGGCACCGGTAACCATCCACGCGTCCCGCCGGGTCCGCCAGGAGAGGGTGATTCCGCGGGCGCTCATGTACCCGAGGGCGAAGGCCGCCCACAGCCAGGCAATCCCGCCGGGACCGGACAGGCCGGCACTGTGCACCCAGATCAGCAGCGGCACGTAGGCGGCCAGGTTCAGCAGTCCGGTGAGGGCCAGGTATCTGGCGTCCCCCGCCCCGATCAGCACTCCGTCCAGCACGAACACCAGCCCGCAGATCGGCTGGGAGACTGCGAGGACCCAGAGTCCGGCCGTCATGGCCTGCTGCACCCCGGCGTCGTTGGTGAAGAGCACACCGGCCACCGGCGCCGCCAGTGCCAGCAGTGCCCCCGTCACCACCCCGAACCCGACGCCCCAGAGGATCATCCGGCGGGTCAGTGCGCGGGCCAGCACGGTGTCTCCGGCACCGAGCTCCTTGCCGATCATTGCCTGTGCCGCGATGGCCAGGGCGTCCAGCGCGAACGCCAGGAAGGTGAACACGGTCATGACCAGCTGGTGGGCGGCCAGGGATTCCGGACCCTGCGCGGTGGCCACCAGCACCGTCGCGAGCACCGCTGCACGCAGGCTCAGCGTGCGCAGCATAAGCCATGACCCCACGTGGGCGGTGGCCCTGATGCCCGACGCTGCCGGCCGGAGGGGGACACCCTGTGAACGGGCCATCCGCGCCACCGCAACCAGGTAGAACACCGCCATGCCCCACTGGGCAATGCTCGTACCCAGCGCCGATCCCGCCACGGACAGGGAGAACCCGTACACCAGCAGGTAATTCAGCCCGATGTTCACGGCGAAACCGGCCGTGGCCACCACCAGCGGGGTGCGGGTGTCCTGCAGTCCGCGCAGCACGCCCGTGGCGGCCAGGACCACGAGCATCGCCGTCAGGCCCGGCATTGAAAAACGCAGGTAGTCCACGGCGTACCGGTGCACGTCGCCGGTGGCGCCCATTGCAGCGCACAGCTGGGGAGCAAAGAGGTACCCGACGGTGGAAAGCACCACACCGAGCAGGACGGCCAGGGCTATGCCGTCCCGTCCGGCGGCGAGCGCCTCAGGCTGCCGGTTGCCGCCGAGAAAGCGTGCCACCGTGCCGGTGGTGGAATAGGCCAGGAAGACCATCAGCCCGACGGCGGTCTGCAGCACCGTGGACGCGAGGCCGACGCCGGCCAGCTGGGCTACTCCGAGGTGGCCGACAATGGCGGAGTCGGCCAGCAGGAACAGGGGCTCGGCAATCAGTGCACCCAGCGCCGGCAGGGCCAGGGCGAGGATGCGGCGGCTGAGCCGCCGGGAGGAAAGGTCGGCGTCGGTCTTCACGCCTTCCAGCCTACGTTTTCGGCACCGCCGGAATCGAAAGTGCAGTATTTACGGGTTTTCATCCGGAAATCGGTAAGTACTGCACTTTCGCTCTCCCCAACGGTAACTACTGCACTTTCGATGACGGTTTCCGCGCAACGTCGTCCTCGGTGCGCAGGACCAGAACGGCCACCAGCGCCGCGGCCGCCAGCAGCACGCCGACAAACAGCACCAGCGACCGCCAGCCGTCCTGCTGGAAGCAGTAGCCGCCGGCCCAGCCCAGCAGGCTGGACCCCGTGTAGTAGAAGAGGTTGTACAGCGAGGAAGCCTGCGCCCGTCCTTCCAAGGCCAGCAGCGGCGTCCAGCCGGAGGCAATCGAGTGCGCTGCGAAGAAACCGGCGGTGAAGACCAGCAGTCCGGCCACGATGGCCGGCAGGTTGTCTGCCACGGTCAGGCCCAGACCCAGTGCCATCGCGCCGATGGACAGCAGCAGCACCGGCTTCCGCCCGCCGCGAAGCCGGGCTGCCAGGGTTCCCGCCGCACGGGAGGACCACGTGCCGGCGAGATACGCGAGGAACAGGGAGCTGGCCAGGCTCGAGGGCAGCCCGAAAGGTGCCGCGCCGAGCCGGAAACCCAGATAGTTGTAGACCGCCACGAAGCCGCCCATCAGCAGGAAGCCCTGAAGGTACAGCGCCAGCAGCCGCGGGTTGCGGAGGTTGGCTGCCAGCCGGGCGGCCAGGCCGTGCCCAGGAGGTGCCCCGCGCACGGGGACAAAGCCGCGCTGGCGGGGTGCGGTGAGCATAAACACGGCTGCCGCACCGGCGGCCAGCAGGCTCACGGCGGCCACGCCCACGCGCCAGTTCACGAGTTCGGCCAGTGGTGCCGCCAGGATCCGGCCGAGGAGGCCGCCTATGGTGGTGCCCGAAACATAGGTCCCGGCCGCCACGGCGGCGTGCAGCCGGCTGACTTCCTCGCTCAGGTAGGCCAGCGCCACGGCCGGAATTCCGCCCAGCGCCGCACCCTCGAGGAAGCGCAGGCCCAGGAGCACCGGCAAACTGGGGCTGAGGGGAACGGCCAGGCCCAGCACCACGGCGGCCAGGATCGCCAGGCGCATGGCCGGCAGCCGTCCGAAGCGGTCCGCTGCTGCGGACCAGGGAATCACGGTGACGGCGAGCCCAAGAGTGGCTGCGGAAACGGTCAGTGCGGCCGAAGCGGCCGAGATCCCCAGATCCGCCGCCAGCTCCGGCAGGACCCCCTGCAGGGAATACAGCTGGGCGAAGGTTGCCACGCCGGCGGCAGCGAGCCCGATCAGCACGCCGCGGTAACCGCGGCTGCCTCGGCGGTGCCCGGTGAATTCGCCAGGGGGCTGCCCGCCGGGGGCCGCCGCCGGGATACTCACTGCCGGTCCGCTGCCGCGGTGCGGGAAGGGACGACGACGCCGGGCACTCCGTCCAGCTCCTCGGCCAGGTTGCGGCGGGCCTGTTCCTCCCAGAGACGCCGTCCGGCCGGAGTCCGGAAGAGCGGATCCGCGGCGGCAAGCTGCCGGACCACCCGCCGTCGGCCGGCAGCAAAGTCCTCTGCCGAAAGATGCGCGTATTCGGCCCGGACGCCCTGCAGGTAGGCGGCGTAGCGGGCGGGTTCGCGGGCCAGCACGGCAAGGTCCGCGTCCGTGAGCAGTGCCCCGTGGATATCCGCCGCCGCAGGGTCGTGGGTGGCGGTCAGACGGACCAGCCGGGCGCATTCGGCGGTCACGGCGGCGGGGACGCCCGCGACCGGCAGCAGCTGTTCGGCCAACCGGGCCGACGCTTCCTCGTCGGCACCGGGCCGGCCGGTGTACACGGCGTCGTGGAACCAGGCGGCAAGGGCCACGGGAAGGGGAACATCACTGCCGGTAAGCAGGTCCAGCGCCTCCAGGACCTGCAGCAGGTGCCTGCGGTCGTGGTAACGGCGGTGCGGTTCATTCCAGTGCTCCAGCAGGCGCCCGCCCAGGTCCGGCGTGCCGGGCAGCAGCCGGTTCCACCGGTGGCGCAGCGGACCGGCGAGGGCGGACGGGCGTTCCCGCGCCGGGATCCGCAGTCCGCAGGCGATCAGGATGCGGACCAGGTCCCCGCCGCTGACCGGCACGGCACCGCGGGACACCAGCGCATCGTAGCGTTCCCGGGGCACGTCGTAGTGGTCGCCGTCGAACGCCCTGGACGAGATGCCCGCGGCCGCGGTGAAAGCGTGCAGCTCGTCGAGTCCGGTGTCGGAGACCAGATGGGAAAAGAGGGTGTTGTGCGCCGGCCACATCGGCGGATCGATGTAGATCATGGACACCGGGCTTCCGGCCGCAGGAACAGCATCTTTTATGTCTATCGCACCCGCGCCTGCAATTTCCATGCCGCGGCCGGCTTGGTTGGCCCGCGGCCCTCGCCGTCTTTCCACAACCCCTTGTTCCGGCGCACCCCCGGTGCTGGAATAACCGCATGGATGCCGTGCCCGAAGCGATGCCCGCTGCCGTACCTGCTGCCGTATCCCCCGGTGCCTCCACCGTCGTCGCCATTGGAACCCGCAAGGGACTGTGGCTGGCCACGAGTCCGGACCGCCGGACGTGGGAGCTGCGGGGGCCGGAGTTTGCCATGACCGAGGTGCCGTCCCTTGCCTTCGACGCCAGGAGCGGGACCCCGCGGCTGCTCGCCGGGGTGCGGTCCGAGTGGTGGGGCACCAACGTGGCGATTTCCGATGATCTGGGGAGAACCTGGCAGGAACCGGAGCAGGCGGCCATTGCCTTTCCGGACGACACCGGAGCGTCGCTGGAGCGCATTTGGCAGCTGGCACCGGACAGTGCGGACCGGCCCGGCGTGATCTGGGCGGGCTGTGAACCGATTTCCGTGTTCCGGTCCGAGGACGGCGGCAAGCACTTCGAACTGGTGCGGGGACTCTGGGACCATCCTCACCGCACCCAGTGGGGCGCCGGCTACGGCGGCCCGGCTGCGCACACGGTCCTGCCCAGTGCCAGTGATGATTCGGTCCATGTCGCGATCAGCAGCGGCGGGGTCTACCGGTCCGATGACCGCGGCGACACCTGGGACGCCTTCAACACCGGCATCATCGCGGACTTTATGCCGGAGAAGTATCCCGAGTTCGGACAGTGTGTGCACAAGGTGGCCCGGGACGCCGGCAACCCCCAGCGGCTGTACGCCCAGAACCACGGAGGTGTGTACCGCAGCGACGACGCCGGCGGACAGTGGATTTCCATTGCCGACGGCCTGCCCGCGGACTTCGGTTTCGTGATGCTGGCCCACCCCACCCGCGCCGATACCATCTGGACCATTCCGCTGGGGTCCGCCGGGGAACGGAATCCGCCGCAGGGCCGCCCGGCCGTGTACCGCAGCACCGATGCCGGCGAAAACTGGGAACGGTTCGACGCCGGCCTGCCGGCCTACGACTTCAACGCCGTGCTGCGCGACGCCGCCCATGTGGACGACGCCGATCCCGCCGGCATCTACTTCGGCACCCGCGGGGGCGAGGTTTACGCCAGCGCGGACGAAGGTGAAACCTTTCACCTGGTGGCAGCCAATCTTCCGGATGTGCTCTGTGTCCGCGCCGTTGCAGCCTGACGCTCCCGGCCGCACCGGCGTCGAGCTGCTGCTGCCGGCGGCGCTGGCCGACGCCGCGGGCGGCCGGCGCCTGCTGA is a genomic window containing:
- a CDS encoding MFS transporter; the protein is MSIPAAAPGGQPPGEFTGHRRGSRGYRGVLIGLAAAGVATFAQLYSLQGVLPELAADLGISAASAALTVSAATLGLAVTVIPWSAAADRFGRLPAMRLAILAAVVLGLAVPLSPSLPVLLGLRFLEGAALGGIPAVALAYLSEEVSRLHAAVAAGTYVSGTTIGGLLGRILAAPLAELVNWRVGVAAVSLLAAGAAAVFMLTAPRQRGFVPVRGAPPGHGLAARLAANLRNPRLLALYLQGFLLMGGFVAVYNYLGFRLGAAPFGLPSSLASSLFLAYLAGTWSSRAAGTLAARLRGGRKPVLLLSIGAMALGLGLTVADNLPAIVAGLLVFTAGFFAAHSIASGWTPLLALEGRAQASSLYNLFYYTGSSLLGWAGGYCFQQDGWRSLVLFVGVLLAAAALVAVLVLRTEDDVARKPSSKVQ
- a CDS encoding WD40/YVTN/BNR-like repeat-containing protein, which gives rise to MDAVPEAMPAAVPAAVSPGASTVVAIGTRKGLWLATSPDRRTWELRGPEFAMTEVPSLAFDARSGTPRLLAGVRSEWWGTNVAISDDLGRTWQEPEQAAIAFPDDTGASLERIWQLAPDSADRPGVIWAGCEPISVFRSEDGGKHFELVRGLWDHPHRTQWGAGYGGPAAHTVLPSASDDSVHVAISSGGVYRSDDRGDTWDAFNTGIIADFMPEKYPEFGQCVHKVARDAGNPQRLYAQNHGGVYRSDDAGGQWISIADGLPADFGFVMLAHPTRADTIWTIPLGSAGERNPPQGRPAVYRSTDAGENWERFDAGLPAYDFNAVLRDAAHVDDADPAGIYFGTRGGEVYASADEGETFHLVAANLPDVLCVRAVAA
- a CDS encoding DUF308 domain-containing protein; translation: MLVRSVVAAVYGVLTVFWQEPTEPVLVFAGGAYLLLTGVALWPMLTEARGHGKVRPLLLVEAAAYVLAGAATLIFASAEAFRVAAAAALILGGVLEIFLWVRNRGDFLPARDWLITGVAALTAGVLVPVFYGLGVRALLGVTGGAAIIIAVIVAISALGARHDSRTAAATQA
- a CDS encoding glycosyltransferase family 2 protein, encoding MTRRWSGDWAQPSGSGPAEVDVLIPTRNRPAELAVTLAGLAAQDGPDFSVVISDQSTDVPSWNHPAAEAMVRVLQAQGRTVRLLRHLPARGLAEQRHFLLGEAAAPLVLFLDDDVWLEPDMLVRLTAALEASGAGFVGAAVQGLSYLSDRRPEEQQPFQLWEDGRVQPERIRRGGPGFSRWTLHNAANLAHVASGLGIPTGDWQLYRIAWVGACVLYDRRALLACGGFGFWDQLPAGHAGEDVAAQWRVMERFGGAGMVPSGAVHLESPTTVSDRTADAAELLLGADGQDAPLSKPPQRRR
- a CDS encoding MATE family efflux transporter, which gives rise to MKTDADLSSRRLSRRILALALPALGALIAEPLFLLADSAIVGHLGVAQLAGVGLASTVLQTAVGLMVFLAYSTTGTVARFLGGNRQPEALAAGRDGIALAVLLGVVLSTVGYLFAPQLCAAMGATGDVHRYAVDYLRFSMPGLTAMLVVLAATGVLRGLQDTRTPLVVATAGFAVNIGLNYLLVYGFSLSVAGSALGTSIAQWGMAVFYLVAVARMARSQGVPLRPAASGIRATAHVGSWLMLRTLSLRAAVLATVLVATAQGPESLAAHQLVMTVFTFLAFALDALAIAAQAMIGKELGAGDTVLARALTRRMILWGVGFGVVTGALLALAAPVAGVLFTNDAGVQQAMTAGLWVLAVSQPICGLVFVLDGVLIGAGDARYLALTGLLNLAAYVPLLIWVHSAGLSGPGGIAWLWAAFALGYMSARGITLSWRTRRDAWMVTGAVPRTASD
- a CDS encoding DUF4031 domain-containing protein; its protein translation is MIYIDPPMWPAHNTLFSHLVSDTGLDELHAFTAAAGISSRAFDGDHYDVPRERYDALVSRGAVPVSGGDLVRILIACGLRIPARERPSALAGPLRHRWNRLLPGTPDLGGRLLEHWNEPHRRYHDRRHLLQVLEALDLLTGSDVPLPVALAAWFHDAVYTGRPGADEEASARLAEQLLPVAGVPAAVTAECARLVRLTATHDPAAADIHGALLTDADLAVLAREPARYAAYLQGVRAEYAHLSAEDFAAGRRRVVRQLAAADPLFRTPAGRRLWEEQARRNLAEELDGVPGVVVPSRTAAADRQ
- the rfaE2 gene encoding D-glycero-beta-D-manno-heptose 1-phosphate adenylyltransferase, giving the protein MTERWRPAEVRSLAPGLPGRLAAAALRVAVVGDVMLDGWWSGVTERFCREAPAPVVDVQRKTYAPGGAANTAMNLQALGARVRLGGLTGADEPGMRLRGILAEAGVDLGGLVQHPGAQTATKYRILAGEQVLFRLDDGGWFPDGADELLAASLPALLADTDALIVCDYGTGLLHGSVRDALVALRGGRLTVVDAHDAAGWADLAPDLVTPNAAEAALLLGGPKTLGSDRAAAVRAAAPDVLAAAGAAAAAVTLDRDGSAVISAGGGFHRTWARPAAEKQASGAGDTFVACLTLARAAGLPLSTAADLAQNAADIVVRRPGTSVCSTDDLEKHLNGFADAALSQADLLARTAVERAAGRRIVLTNGCFDVLHRGHTRYLNQAKQLGDILVVALNSDASARRLKGPGRPINTVHDRAGIIAALSCVDFVTVFDTDTPIPLIRELRPDVYAKGGDYSAQMLAETPVVEACGGQVMILDYVSDHSTTALVSRIRSGGAGNGPGQASAGRGASGEPAADGTATPAGDPP
- a CDS encoding MFS transporter — translated: MLNAMSTGRLFRVLVSANAASNLADGLAFVSIPLLAASLTSDPRLIAGLAAVYALVRLAVAVPIGVLVDRIDRRTVLAAANLLRGMAILFLAICFQLGLESLVLLYAAYGILGALESAADNAAVSLVPAYVRSRDLDRANGRISATQLIADEFAGPPLGGLLFAVAAAAPVFLMGGLWAAAGLLALALPRGRRPPVGGTERPPHRSFWKDASDGLRWLAGDRLVGGLAVVGALASFGYMLPFSVLVLFAQERLGVNAAGYGLILSVSAVGGLIGSFLTSPVRARLGYRTTILMSLLTGALSLFGLALTTEPAAAALFLATYILHAVVWGICATSLRQELVPDFLRGRVNSGTRTLGLLGLAAGSLAGGALATLDLALPVLTGGIVFIACTGLAAVLIQKRYMPVKA